The Deinococcus wulumuqiensis R12 genome has a window encoding:
- the carB gene encoding carbamoyl-phosphate synthase large subunit has translation MPKRTDLQTILILGSGPIQIGQAAEFDYSGTQALKALKSEGYRVVLVNSNPATIMTDPELADATYLEPLTPEFVEKIIEKEKPDAILPTLGGQTALNLAMELHERGTLEKYGVELIGAGVEAIKKGEDRELFQAAMKKIGVETARGKMVHSMEEAVEYQKEIGLPIVIRPSFTLGGTGGGIAHTYEEFLAITEGGLRDSPVTSVLLEESILGWKEYELEVMRDTADTVIIITSIENFDPMGVHTGDSITVAPAQTLSDVEYQRLRDQSLAIIREIGVATGGSNIQFAVNPDNGRVIVIEMNPRVSRSSALASKATGFPIAKIAALLAVGYHLDELPNDITRVTPASFEPSIDYVVTKIPRFAFEKFPGTSDHLGTQMRSVGEVMAIGRTFKESLQKALRSTEGDIRGVYAEMDEAGLRALLYPNPRRIEAVIELLRRGESVESLFDATKIDRWFLSQLKEIMDAEKEILDLGPIAEWKYEIWREIKRLGFSDARIGEIVGQVAPSASESASGTPPESASPATDAPTGGTRSARDGQAPSTPMTELEVRALRKKAKATPVYKTVDTCAAEFEAHTPYHYSTYEWEDEVAPTDKPKVVILGSGPNRIGQGVEFDYATVHAVWALQEAGYETIMVNSNPETVSTDYDTADRLYFEPLTFEDVMNIVEHEKPVGVIVQLGGQTPLKLARKLADAGAPIIGTSPETIHEAEDRASFNALCERLGLPQPRGKVAQTPAQARELAAELGFPLMARPSYVLGGRAMRTVRSMDELTTYLDEVYAAVEGQPSILLDQFLEGALELDVDTLCDGERAVVAGIMEHVEAAGVHSGDSACVLPPVNLSPELTQRVKADTERLALALGVKGLMNVQWAVKDGVAYILEANPRASRTVPFVSKAVNHPLAKSAARIAAGQTLEQIGLLETPTPRMYSVKEVHLPFLKFKDVLPVLGPEMKSTGESMGIDADPYLAFYRAQLGAKNYLPLEGTALLIGDGLDDVAGMLQGAGLKVIREQNGEELPDLLIDVTGSALLRTALERGVPIVSTREGAEWTARAIQAAVGAELGVKGLQEWVNAK, from the coding sequence ATGCCTAAGCGTACAGACCTCCAGACCATCCTGATTCTCGGCAGCGGCCCCATTCAGATCGGGCAGGCCGCCGAGTTCGATTATTCCGGCACGCAGGCGCTCAAGGCGCTGAAAAGCGAGGGCTACCGGGTGGTGCTGGTCAACTCGAACCCGGCGACCATCATGACCGACCCGGAACTGGCCGACGCGACGTATCTGGAGCCGCTGACGCCGGAGTTCGTGGAGAAGATCATCGAGAAGGAAAAGCCGGACGCGATTTTGCCCACGCTGGGTGGGCAGACGGCGCTGAACCTGGCGATGGAACTGCACGAGCGCGGCACGCTGGAAAAATACGGCGTGGAACTCATCGGCGCGGGCGTGGAGGCCATCAAGAAGGGCGAAGACCGCGAGCTGTTCCAGGCCGCCATGAAGAAGATCGGCGTGGAAACCGCACGCGGCAAGATGGTGCATTCGATGGAAGAAGCCGTGGAGTACCAGAAGGAAATCGGCCTGCCCATCGTCATCCGGCCCAGCTTTACCCTCGGCGGCACGGGCGGCGGCATCGCGCACACCTACGAGGAGTTCCTGGCGATTACGGAAGGCGGCCTGCGCGACAGCCCCGTGACGAGCGTGCTGCTCGAAGAAAGCATCCTGGGCTGGAAGGAATACGAGCTGGAAGTGATGCGCGACACGGCGGACACCGTCATCATCATCACCTCCATCGAGAACTTCGACCCGATGGGCGTCCACACCGGCGACTCCATCACGGTGGCCCCGGCCCAGACCCTCAGCGACGTGGAATACCAGCGCCTGCGCGACCAGAGCCTCGCCATCATCCGCGAAATCGGCGTGGCGACGGGCGGCAGCAACATTCAGTTTGCCGTGAACCCCGACAACGGGCGCGTGATCGTGATCGAGATGAACCCGCGCGTGAGCCGTTCCTCGGCGCTGGCGAGCAAGGCCACCGGCTTCCCGATTGCCAAGATCGCCGCGCTGCTGGCGGTGGGGTACCACCTCGACGAGCTGCCCAACGACATCACCCGCGTGACGCCCGCGAGCTTCGAGCCGAGCATCGACTACGTGGTGACCAAGATTCCGCGCTTCGCCTTCGAGAAGTTTCCGGGCACCTCCGACCACCTGGGCACGCAGATGCGCAGCGTGGGCGAGGTCATGGCGATTGGCCGCACCTTCAAGGAGTCGTTGCAAAAGGCGCTGCGCTCGACCGAGGGCGACATCCGGGGCGTGTACGCCGAGATGGACGAGGCCGGACTGCGGGCGCTGCTGTACCCCAACCCGCGCCGCATCGAGGCCGTGATCGAACTGCTGCGCCGGGGCGAGAGCGTGGAGAGCCTCTTCGACGCCACCAAGATCGACCGCTGGTTCCTCTCGCAGCTCAAGGAGATCATGGACGCCGAGAAGGAAATCCTCGACCTCGGCCCCATCGCGGAATGGAAGTACGAAATCTGGCGTGAAATCAAGCGGCTGGGCTTCAGTGACGCGAGAATCGGCGAGATCGTCGGCCAGGTCGCGCCGTCCGCTTCCGAGTCCGCCTCTGGAACACCACCAGAGTCAGCCTCTCCAGCTACCGACGCTCCCACAGGGGGCACTCGCTCCGCTCGGGATGGGCAAGCACCATCCACCCCGATGACCGAACTCGAAGTCCGCGCCCTCCGCAAAAAAGCCAAGGCCACGCCCGTCTACAAGACCGTGGACACCTGCGCCGCCGAGTTCGAGGCGCACACGCCGTACCACTACTCCACCTACGAGTGGGAAGACGAGGTGGCCCCCACCGACAAACCCAAAGTGGTGATCCTGGGCAGCGGCCCCAACCGCATCGGGCAGGGGGTGGAGTTCGATTACGCCACCGTTCACGCGGTCTGGGCGCTTCAGGAAGCGGGGTATGAGACCATCATGGTCAACTCCAACCCCGAGACGGTCAGCACCGACTACGACACCGCCGACCGCCTGTACTTCGAGCCGCTCACCTTCGAGGACGTGATGAACATCGTCGAGCACGAGAAGCCCGTGGGCGTGATCGTGCAACTCGGCGGGCAGACGCCGCTGAAACTGGCCCGCAAACTCGCGGATGCGGGTGCGCCCATCATCGGCACCAGCCCCGAGACCATCCACGAGGCCGAAGACCGCGCCTCCTTCAACGCTCTGTGCGAACGCCTGGGCCTGCCGCAGCCGAGGGGCAAAGTGGCGCAGACGCCCGCCCAGGCGCGGGAACTCGCCGCCGAACTCGGTTTCCCGCTGATGGCGCGGCCCAGCTACGTCCTCGGCGGGCGGGCCATGCGCACCGTGCGTAGCATGGACGAGCTGACCACCTATCTGGACGAGGTGTACGCCGCCGTGGAAGGGCAGCCCAGCATCCTCCTCGATCAGTTTCTGGAAGGCGCACTGGAACTGGACGTGGACACCCTCTGCGACGGGGAACGTGCGGTGGTCGCGGGCATCATGGAACACGTCGAAGCCGCCGGGGTGCACAGCGGGGACAGCGCGTGCGTCCTGCCGCCCGTGAACCTGTCGCCCGAACTCACCCAGCGCGTGAAGGCCGACACGGAACGCCTCGCGCTCGCCCTGGGCGTCAAGGGCCTGATGAACGTGCAGTGGGCCGTGAAGGACGGCGTGGCGTACATCCTGGAAGCGAACCCCCGCGCCAGCCGTACCGTGCCGTTCGTATCCAAGGCCGTGAACCACCCGCTCGCCAAGAGTGCCGCCCGCATTGCCGCCGGGCAAACGCTGGAGCAGATTGGCCTGCTGGAAACCCCCACGCCGCGCATGTACTCGGTGAAGGAAGTGCACCTGCCGTTCCTGAAGTTCAAGGACGTGCTGCCCGTGCTGGGGCCGGAAATGAAAAGCACCGGCGAAAGCATGGGCATCGACGCCGACCCGTACCTGGCGTTCTACCGGGCGCAACTCGGCGCGAAAAACTACCTGCCGCTGGAGGGAACCGCCCTGCTCATCGGGGACGGGCTGGACGACGTGGCCGGAATGCTGCAAGGAGCCGGATTGAAGGTCATCCGGGAGCAGAACGGCGAAGAGTTGCCTGACCTGCTGATCGACGTGACCGGCTCGGCGCTGCTGCGAACCGCCCTGGAACGCGGCGTGCCGATTGTCAGCACACGAGAAGGCGCGGAGTGGACGGCACGGGCGATTCAGGCCGCCGTGGGCGCGGAGCTGGGAGTGAAGGGATTGCAGGAGTGGGTTAACGCGAAATAG
- a CDS encoding DUF6575 domain-containing protein, with amino-acid sequence MQTKDTPLGNLTLVTVFEFNDFPILFSCKNDTDQIFIANWIASSTTIDEWLFCPVSPLRHSQVVRGEMDYYSIFKNSETKHSMVIRYNKLGSVEAFEWVESASIPDDKLPLPGDFAEIEPLEVADQLRPASEDIVARAIELRSTVGHLHFDERDVRGHKASTHLVGKGLVEFQAVLDAVGQAVEGQPTYRGSISREILGQTHTYVVAFNSGSLDVEIAADDTATLYDNSLTVNAFYKAAQIIADSGDYQKLQAIMPQMGPRVAARYKRFLSTLKDYRADVVFEFSGAAGVVGGRSGVTYEQAVVAFENITRLQEDIAEKITVIGTLIGLDKSNNHFTIRDTEMKVYSGKFNEDDGDYASGAVIDASYSAQLVRMVEIDTVSGKETSRWILKGLTLISLPE; translated from the coding sequence ATGCAAACTAAAGACACGCCACTTGGGAATTTAACTCTCGTTACAGTGTTTGAATTCAATGATTTCCCAATTTTATTCTCGTGCAAGAATGACACCGACCAAATCTTTATCGCTAATTGGATAGCCTCATCTACAACTATTGACGAGTGGCTGTTTTGTCCCGTTTCTCCTTTAAGGCACTCACAAGTCGTCCGTGGTGAAATGGACTACTATTCTATATTCAAAAACTCCGAGACGAAGCATTCAATGGTCATCCGATACAATAAGTTGGGATCTGTTGAAGCATTTGAATGGGTAGAGTCTGCTAGTATCCCTGACGACAAACTGCCACTGCCTGGCGACTTTGCTGAGATTGAGCCATTAGAGGTAGCAGACCAACTCCGACCTGCTAGTGAAGACATTGTAGCCAGAGCAATTGAACTGAGATCAACGGTTGGTCATCTTCACTTCGATGAGCGCGATGTACGAGGACACAAGGCCTCTACTCACCTAGTTGGTAAAGGACTGGTGGAGTTTCAAGCTGTACTTGATGCAGTAGGGCAAGCCGTAGAGGGACAACCTACATATCGTGGAAGTATCAGTAGAGAAATTCTAGGCCAGACACACACGTATGTTGTAGCTTTTAACAGTGGCAGCTTAGATGTAGAGATTGCTGCCGACGATACGGCGACCCTCTACGATAATTCGTTAACTGTCAACGCATTTTACAAAGCTGCGCAGATTATTGCTGACAGCGGGGATTATCAGAAACTTCAAGCTATTATGCCTCAGATGGGGCCACGTGTTGCGGCGAGATACAAAAGATTCCTGTCTACTTTGAAAGATTACAGAGCAGATGTAGTATTTGAATTTTCTGGCGCGGCGGGCGTTGTGGGCGGCAGAAGCGGAGTTACCTATGAACAAGCAGTTGTTGCTTTTGAAAATATTACGCGCCTACAAGAGGATATTGCAGAAAAAATTACCGTCATTGGCACTTTAATAGGTTTGGACAAATCCAACAACCATTTCACTATTAGGGATACTGAAATGAAAGTGTATTCCGGAAAATTCAATGAAGATGACGGCGATTACGCAAGTGGGGCTGTTATTGATGCTAGCTACTCAGCTCAACTAGTGAGAATGGTTGAGATAGACACAGTTTCAGGCAAAGAGACATCGCGCTGGATCTTAAAGGGCTTAACCCTAATCTCTTTGCCTGAATGA
- a CDS encoding type II toxin-antitoxin system PemK/MazF family toxin — translation MAVSLIRRGDIFLTHFGPARAGEPDFKRPAVVITNNVANAKADALTVVPLTSNLNTVYDFQLLLPTERTGLNLDSKAQTELITCIAVSRIGKRLGQVPEELMTELDARIRLHLAL, via the coding sequence ATGGCTGTAAGCCTCATCCGGCGCGGCGATATTTTCCTGACGCACTTCGGCCCAGCCCGCGCTGGTGAGCCGGACTTCAAACGCCCCGCTGTGGTCATCACCAACAACGTCGCCAACGCCAAAGCGGATGCCCTGACGGTGGTTCCACTCACGAGCAACCTGAACACCGTATATGACTTTCAGCTTCTGCTGCCCACCGAGCGCACCGGTCTAAATCTGGACAGCAAAGCCCAGACGGAACTCATCACCTGCATTGCCGTCAGCCGAATCGGCAAGCGCCTGGGGCAAGTTCCTGAAGAGCTGATGACCGAACTGGACGCCAGAATCCGCCTGCACCTGGCCTTATAA
- a CDS encoding ribbon-helix-helix domain-containing protein: protein MTYRNAQRITASLPPNLATFIDEYQKQTGTSKSEIIALGLRALQEKLLAEQYAALAAENDPERALFLEGNVDGLEPSDGSEWL, encoded by the coding sequence ATGACATACCGTAATGCTCAACGAATCACCGCCAGCTTGCCGCCCAACCTGGCCACCTTCATTGACGAGTACCAGAAGCAGACAGGCACCAGCAAAAGCGAAATCATCGCCCTTGGCCTGAGAGCGCTGCAAGAAAAACTGCTGGCCGAGCAGTACGCCGCCCTGGCCGCCGAGAACGACCCGGAACGCGCCCTGTTCCTTGAAGGCAACGTTGACGGTCTTGAACCCAGTGACGGCAGCGAATGGCTGTAA
- a CDS encoding MBL fold metallo-hydrolase: MSDTLLPPNPSLLGGVQRLAPDVVRVRLPMVNVFFLGAPGGDWVLVDAGLPGTAGLIRQAAAQVYGSRPPQAIVLTHGHFDHVGALRPLLAEWNVPVYAHPFELPHLTGKVAYPFPDPTVGGAMSLTSPLFLPGPFDFGASVRPLPADGAVPGCPGWRWIHTPGHTEGHVSLWREQGGLLIAGDAVVTTPQETVPGALASTPTVLRRPPAYYTPNWDAASDSVRTLAALRPRLVVTGHGHPLAGQELAATLGRLAQDFDHDPNGRPGRGWYLSHPVPQGQPQAGRPDPMRGYVLGAVGAAGALWLLTRRR; encoded by the coding sequence ATGTCCGACACACTTCTGCCCCCCAACCCTTCCCTTCTCGGCGGCGTGCAGCGCCTTGCGCCCGACGTGGTGCGCGTGCGCCTGCCGATGGTCAACGTGTTTTTTCTGGGGGCGCCCGGCGGCGACTGGGTGCTGGTGGACGCGGGGCTGCCCGGCACGGCGGGCCTGATTCGGCAGGCGGCGGCGCAGGTGTACGGCAGCCGCCCGCCGCAAGCCATCGTGCTCACGCACGGGCACTTCGACCATGTGGGGGCGCTGCGCCCGCTGCTGGCGGAATGGAACGTGCCCGTCTACGCCCACCCCTTCGAACTGCCGCACCTGACCGGGAAGGTGGCCTACCCCTTCCCCGACCCGACGGTGGGCGGCGCCATGAGCCTGACCTCGCCGCTGTTTCTGCCGGGGCCGTTCGACTTCGGGGCCAGTGTTCGCCCGCTGCCCGCCGACGGTGCGGTGCCCGGATGCCCCGGCTGGCGCTGGATTCATACGCCCGGCCACACCGAGGGGCACGTCTCGCTGTGGCGGGAGCAAGGCGGCCTGCTGATTGCGGGCGACGCGGTGGTGACCACGCCGCAGGAAACGGTGCCGGGGGCGCTGGCGTCCACGCCGACGGTGCTGCGCCGCCCGCCCGCGTACTACACGCCCAACTGGGACGCGGCCAGCGACTCGGTGCGCACCCTGGCCGCGCTCCGGCCCCGGCTGGTCGTGACCGGGCACGGGCACCCGCTGGCGGGACAAGAGTTGGCGGCGACCCTGGGGCGCCTCGCCCAAGACTTCGACCACGACCCCAACGGGCGACCCGGACGCGGCTGGTATCTCTCGCACCCGGTGCCACAGGGCCAGCCGCAGGCCGGACGCCCCGACCCCATGCGCGGCTATGTGCTCGGCGCGGTGGGGGCAGCGGGCGCCCTGTGGCTGCTGACGCGGCGGCGGTAA
- a CDS encoding alpha/beta fold hydrolase: MTSQPSPEPLPAGIYEAHLNGADLYFEVVGEGQAGVPPLVYLHGGPGYNAYSFRELMGDHLEASGRRVVYLDQRGAGRSGALEDTEQAQAAGHAETLDLDTLVADVEELREFLGAEQIVPLGHGFGALIALEYARRYPTRTARVVVVNPWVHYPALALTLLREAAGITGGQFEDPAPKLRAQTPEGQHPPIGAARVEAAFGLLNARDLLNALQFVDAPSRMRLEFLDVESQLLGGGEMQQALVNQGLWEFEYPAFMGEIRRPVFVIAGVHDRTSYPEQTDWVVDLAGGDLTVLDTGHYPWLDDEDAFAGALDEALTR, encoded by the coding sequence ATGACTTCCCAGCCGTCTCCCGAACCCCTGCCCGCCGGCATCTACGAAGCGCACCTGAACGGCGCCGACCTGTATTTCGAGGTCGTGGGTGAGGGGCAAGCGGGCGTGCCGCCCCTGGTGTATCTGCACGGCGGCCCCGGCTACAACGCCTATTCGTTTCGTGAGCTGATGGGCGACCACCTCGAAGCGTCGGGGCGGCGGGTGGTTTACCTCGACCAGCGCGGCGCGGGACGTTCGGGGGCGCTCGAAGACACCGAACAGGCGCAGGCCGCCGGGCACGCCGAGACCCTCGACCTCGACACGCTGGTGGCCGACGTGGAGGAACTGCGCGAGTTTCTGGGGGCCGAGCAGATCGTGCCGCTGGGGCACGGCTTCGGGGCGCTGATTGCGCTGGAGTACGCCCGGCGCTACCCCACCCGGACCGCCCGCGTGGTCGTCGTCAACCCCTGGGTGCATTACCCGGCGCTGGCGCTGACGCTGCTGCGCGAGGCGGCGGGCATCACCGGCGGGCAGTTCGAGGACCCGGCCCCCAAACTGCGGGCACAGACGCCCGAAGGCCAGCACCCCCCCATCGGCGCGGCGCGGGTGGAAGCGGCGTTCGGGCTGCTCAATGCCCGCGACCTGCTCAACGCGCTGCAGTTCGTGGACGCCCCCAGCCGGATGCGACTGGAGTTTCTGGACGTGGAAAGCCAGCTTCTCGGCGGCGGCGAAATGCAGCAGGCGCTCGTCAACCAGGGCCTGTGGGAGTTCGAGTACCCGGCGTTCATGGGAGAAATTCGCCGCCCGGTGTTCGTGATTGCCGGGGTCCACGACCGCACCAGCTATCCCGAGCAGACCGACTGGGTGGTGGACCTCGCCGGGGGCGACCTCACGGTGCTCGACACCGGCCATTACCCCTGGCTGGACGACGAGGACGCCTTTGCTGGCGCCCTTGACGAGGCCCTGACCCGCTAG
- a CDS encoding metallophosphoesterase → MSVPAPKRLLLLADHVHPYVYRQGFPQGLGPLDLVLAAGDLPGDYLEFVATKLPVPLVYVPGNHENEYVHEEGQGRVPPRGVINAHGRLVRVAGLTVAGWGGVPRYREGAGQYDPGEARRGLGRVGWRLAWARRPLDILLTHAPPLGPHAGSDYAHRGCEELTRFMRARRPGLLVHGHVHEYEGKKVEYTDPLSGTRVVNAYGYRVLEVPARS, encoded by the coding sequence TTGTCCGTGCCTGCCCCCAAACGGCTGCTGCTGCTCGCCGACCATGTTCACCCCTACGTCTACCGCCAGGGATTTCCGCAGGGACTCGGGCCGCTCGATCTGGTCCTCGCGGCGGGCGACCTGCCGGGCGACTACCTGGAATTCGTCGCCACCAAACTGCCCGTGCCGCTGGTCTACGTGCCGGGCAACCACGAGAACGAGTATGTCCACGAGGAAGGCCAGGGCCGCGTGCCGCCGCGCGGCGTCATCAATGCCCACGGGCGGCTGGTCAGGGTCGCCGGGTTGACCGTCGCCGGGTGGGGCGGCGTGCCGCGTTACCGGGAGGGCGCGGGGCAGTACGACCCGGGCGAGGCCCGCCGGGGACTGGGGCGCGTCGGCTGGCGGCTCGCCTGGGCACGGCGCCCGCTCGATATTCTGCTCACCCACGCCCCGCCGCTCGGTCCCCACGCGGGCAGTGACTACGCCCACCGGGGCTGCGAGGAACTCACGCGCTTCATGCGGGCGCGGCGCCCCGGACTGCTGGTGCACGGCCACGTCCACGAGTACGAGGGCAAAAAGGTCGAGTACACCGACCCCCTCTCCGGCACCCGCGTGGTCAACGCCTACGGCTACCGGGTGCTGGAGGTGCCCGCCCGGAGCTAG
- a CDS encoding GNAT family N-acetyltransferase — protein sequence MPMLETPRLVLLPLSRAVLERRSEADSFTLSLPWPGEGRQDVQFPAEWPGDPLPLFPLWLASLPGDEKEGSFVAVTREGVTRDAPTAVGMLGSKGSVSVGGELEIGYGFNPGVWGQGYATEAVHALTVHLLTQPRVRTVTARTVLGNRASERVLEKVGFARMDRRWDEEDGAVTLWAVES from the coding sequence ATGCCGATGCTCGAAACCCCGCGTCTCGTTCTGCTGCCCCTGTCCCGCGCCGTGCTGGAGCGCCGCAGCGAGGCGGACTCGTTTACCCTGTCCCTGCCCTGGCCGGGCGAAGGGCGGCAGGACGTGCAGTTTCCCGCCGAGTGGCCCGGCGACCCGCTGCCGCTCTTTCCGCTGTGGCTGGCCTCGCTGCCCGGTGATGAGAAGGAAGGCAGCTTCGTGGCTGTAACCCGTGAAGGTGTGACCCGTGATGCCCCCACCGCCGTCGGCATGCTCGGCAGCAAGGGCAGCGTGAGCGTGGGCGGCGAGCTGGAAATCGGCTACGGGTTCAACCCCGGCGTCTGGGGCCAGGGCTACGCGACCGAGGCCGTCCACGCCCTGACGGTGCATCTGCTCACGCAGCCCCGCGTCAGAACCGTGACGGCGCGGACGGTGCTGGGCAACCGCGCCAGCGAACGGGTGCTGGAAAAGGTCGGGTTTGCCCGCATGGACCGCCGCTGGGACGAGGAAGACGGCGCCGTGACCCTCTGGGCGGTCGAGAGCTGA
- the rocF gene encoding arginase, translated as MNISILGIPMDLGAGRRGVDMGPSALRNAHLAHALRDLGHHVSDLGDIDVAIPETLDKHAAAGLVFLDPILAACRTAAERVMALPEDVFPLTLGGDHSVSMGTVTGNGLRGRPQRTGVVWVDAHTDYNTPESSPSGNIHGMPVAHLTGRGDERLTRLDGLVSGDWAIRPEDVVMIGIRSVDARERELLREAGIKAYTMKDVDQLGITRIHEETQERLSDVERLHVSFDADALDPGVCPGVGTPIPGGLSYREGHLLMELLSESGRVTSMDIVEVNPILDTRNQTAEVMVGMAASLLGQRIL; from the coding sequence ATGAACATCTCGATTCTGGGCATCCCGATGGACCTCGGCGCGGGGCGGCGGGGCGTGGACATGGGGCCGTCGGCGCTGCGCAACGCCCACCTCGCCCACGCGCTGCGCGACCTCGGCCACCACGTCAGCGACCTGGGCGACATCGACGTGGCGATTCCCGAAACCCTCGACAAGCACGCGGCGGCGGGGCTGGTCTTTCTCGACCCCATCCTGGCCGCCTGCCGCACCGCCGCCGAGCGCGTGATGGCGCTGCCGGAAGACGTGTTTCCGCTCACCCTGGGCGGCGACCACTCGGTGAGCATGGGCACCGTGACCGGCAACGGCCTGCGCGGGCGCCCGCAGCGCACCGGGGTGGTCTGGGTGGACGCCCACACCGACTACAACACCCCCGAGAGCAGCCCCAGCGGGAACATTCACGGCATGCCGGTGGCGCACCTGACCGGGCGCGGCGACGAGCGGCTGACCCGGCTGGACGGTCTGGTCAGCGGAGACTGGGCCATCCGCCCCGAGGACGTGGTGATGATCGGCATTCGCAGCGTGGACGCCCGCGAGCGCGAGCTGCTGCGCGAAGCGGGCATCAAGGCCTACACCATGAAGGACGTGGACCAGCTCGGCATCACCCGCATTCACGAAGAAACGCAGGAGCGCCTGAGCGACGTGGAGCGCCTGCACGTCTCCTTCGACGCCGACGCCCTCGACCCCGGCGTGTGCCCCGGCGTGGGCACCCCGATCCCCGGTGGGCTGAGCTACCGCGAGGGGCACCTCCTGATGGAACTGCTGTCCGAGTCGGGCCGCGTGACCAGCATGGACATCGTGGAGGTCAACCCGATTCTCGACACCCGCAACCAGACCGCCGAGGTGATGGTGGGCATGGCGGCGAGCCTGCTGGGACAGCGTATTCTGTAA
- the era gene encoding GTPase Era, translating to MTELPEFPDPTTPASGEAQTRAGFVAIVGKPNVGKSTLLNAFLGTKVAPTSPRPQTTRRGVRGIHTFEGRQLIFVDTPGMHKPKDALGKYMNNEVHSALSDVDAVVWVVDLRHPPTDEDRLVANSVRDLPKPLFLVGNKTDAAKYPDEAMKLYGALLEGRGQDLPVSETMLSAQNNVNAVATLREQLLEVLPENPFFFPQGAASDQSREMWAAEIIREEAMKKLRDELPYAVATRVNRWTEREDGLQRIEGEIVVEKNAHKGMVIGAGGKQLREIGQAARKQLEVFLNTKVFLGLEVIVIPGWREDEEALRELGYE from the coding sequence ATGACTGAGCTTCCAGAGTTCCCCGACCCCACCACCCCTGCCAGCGGCGAGGCCCAGACCCGCGCCGGGTTCGTGGCGATTGTCGGCAAGCCCAACGTGGGCAAATCCACGCTGCTCAACGCTTTTCTGGGCACCAAGGTCGCCCCGACCAGCCCCCGCCCGCAGACCACCCGCCGGGGCGTGCGCGGCATCCACACCTTTGAAGGCCGCCAGCTGATTTTCGTGGACACGCCGGGGATGCACAAACCCAAGGACGCGCTGGGCAAATACATGAACAACGAGGTTCACTCGGCGCTTTCCGACGTGGACGCCGTGGTGTGGGTCGTGGACCTGCGCCACCCGCCCACCGACGAGGACCGTCTGGTCGCCAACTCGGTACGTGACCTGCCCAAGCCGCTGTTTCTGGTCGGCAACAAGACCGACGCCGCCAAGTACCCCGACGAGGCGATGAAGCTCTACGGGGCGCTGCTCGAAGGCCGGGGCCAAGACCTGCCGGTCAGCGAGACGATGCTCTCGGCGCAGAACAACGTGAATGCCGTGGCGACCCTGCGCGAGCAACTGCTGGAGGTGCTGCCCGAAAACCCCTTCTTCTTCCCGCAGGGCGCCGCCAGCGACCAGAGCCGCGAGATGTGGGCCGCCGAAATCATCCGCGAGGAAGCGATGAAAAAGCTGCGCGACGAGCTGCCCTACGCCGTCGCCACCCGTGTGAACCGCTGGACCGAGCGCGAGGACGGCCTGCAACGCATCGAGGGCGAAATCGTCGTCGAGAAAAACGCCCACAAGGGCATGGTCATCGGCGCGGGCGGCAAGCAACTGCGCGAAATCGGGCAGGCGGCCAGGAAGCAGCTGGAGGTGTTCCTGAACACCAAGGTGTTTCTCGGCCTCGAAGTGATCGTCATTCCCGGCTGGCGCGAGGACGAAGAGGCCCTGCGCGAACTGGGCTACGAGTAA
- the mobA gene encoding molybdenum cofactor guanylyltransferase → MPVDVLPATAAITAGGQSSRFGSDKALACWQGRTLLDHVAAGLAGCERRLLLAPRGRYCLPGWETWPDARPGEGPLAGLETALTHASPGWVAFTGVDNPALSPEYWHALLAARRPNARSVQAVHPERGPQPLGALYHTDLLPHVTALLDAGERRLRLAAPAGQTVLVPGLPTGFFQNVNRPADLAGLSGGKQGSEAN, encoded by the coding sequence CTGCCCGTCGATGTATTGCCCGCCACTGCCGCCATCACCGCCGGGGGCCAGTCGAGCCGCTTCGGAAGCGACAAGGCGCTGGCCTGCTGGCAGGGGCGGACGCTGCTGGACCACGTGGCGGCGGGGCTGGCCGGGTGTGAGCGGCGCCTGCTGCTTGCTCCGCGTGGCCGCTACTGCTTGCCCGGTTGGGAAACCTGGCCCGATGCCCGGCCCGGTGAGGGACCGCTGGCCGGCCTCGAAACGGCCCTGACCCACGCCTCCCCCGGCTGGGTGGCCTTTACAGGTGTGGACAACCCGGCGCTGTCTCCCGAGTATTGGCACGCCCTGCTCGCCGCCCGGCGCCCGAACGCCCGGAGTGTGCAGGCCGTGCACCCGGAGCGCGGGCCGCAGCCGCTCGGGGCGCTGTACCACACCGACCTGTTGCCCCACGTCACGGCGCTGCTCGACGCCGGGGAACGCCGCCTGCGCCTCGCCGCACCCGCCGGGCAGACCGTTCTGGTGCCCGGCCTTCCCACTGGCTTTTTTCAGAACGTGAACCGCCCAGCCGACCTCGCGGGGCTGAGCGGTGGGAAACAGGGCAGCGAAGCGAACTGA